The genomic DNA TAAGGGGAGCAGATTACTTACACAAGGACATGGACACTGGGGGTCACTGGGGAGCATCTTAGGAATCTGCCAACCTCCAGGCCAactggagaaggagggagaaagaattattttaagattaCAAGGATAGTATCCAGACTAGAAGATGGAAGTAGTTCAGGGTTGGGATTGAAGCTAATAAAGGTAGGGGTGAGGGGGTGCAATGGGGAAGTGCCTCACATCATTTTTGATCCACAgtgccttcctctctctcccagccccagcaCAAAGGTAGAGCTAAGGAGATGTTGGCACCAGGCTAAAGGGGATGCGTGGAACTACTAGGGCAATGCACTGCTCTTCCCGTtggaaaagtaaatggaaaatgcTGGTAATGAAGTAGTAGGGGAGAGGAGTAGCAAAGAGGAACTGAAGGTCACTCCTCTGGGCAAATATGACTAAGAGCTCCTCTGGGAAGGAGACTTTTGGCAGCAACGTGACAAACCATCACACACAAAAAGGGGAGGGATCAGGGCATAAACCAGATCTGGGATAAGGTGTCTCCAACCAAAGACAGTCAAGATGAAGGAAGCAAATTCcagacagaaaacagaagcaatGCTACACAGAGCAAAGGTTTGGGAGCAAGCACAGGGAACATTTTGTAGCAGCATCTACTAAAACAACTTTCAGTTAATATGTGTTTTATGAGAGGGAAAAGATTATAGGATTTTCAGAGCCCAGAAATCCCCACAAACTCCCAGGGCTCTGCCTATTAGACCATCCTTCTCTCCAGCACTCTTCTTTCCCTCCTGCCAAAGCCCATCATCTTGTCAACAGAACAGGAATTGGGGAGTTCACATTCTGAACTTTTGTCTTGGGATTTTCCCAATATTGTAGTGTGACACTAAGGAGAGATTCGTTGAGGAGTCAAGACAAACATGTTAAGAACCTTGAAGAAATGCCTTTTtagtacaaagaaagaaagaaggaaccaGTAAAGGATTCCTTGCCAAACCACAGAGAAGACAGTTCTTCAAGAAATGCCAATTCGTCTAGTTTTTAGTGGGGAATTATTCTCGGTGGGGATTAAGAGACCAGAGGGGTTAATCAAAGGACGAAGGACATATGCTCAAACAACTGGGAACAGCCAAGTGTCATACCCAGCTCCAAAGAGCTCCTCCTTCCGGCAATACACAATGCTGTGTTTTTAGGTTAATCCTCCAAGGATATTGTAGTTACTTTAGATGGTTAATGAATAGCTTCTAAGTGCCTGCTTCATCTAATTGTCCAAAGGCCAGTTGGTCCCAGAGCGTATAAAGCTGCACACTAGCTAATGAGCTCATTCTCCTGGAGCAGAGTGGCAGGGTCAGGGGGCTGGGTTCTTAAGGAGCAGGGATGCAGAACAGAACTGGCCTAATTCTCTGTCTTCTCGCCCTCCTGACGGGCTTCCTGATGGTCTGCCTGGGGGCCGCATtcctgtcttctgcctccttatCGAACTGTTGGGGCGGCCTCATCGTGGCCTATGTGCTTCTGTCTCTGGGGTTTGTCATCCTTCTGAATGGAATTTTCTGGAGCAGCTACTGCCAGGCGAGTGAAAGCAAAAGGTTGTTCAGCCTTGTGCTCAGACGACACCTTGCTTGTGGGGCCCTGCCCCTGGCCACGGTGGACAGGTATGTGTGACAGCCAGGGGGACTGAGAAGGGCTGAGATGGGCTGAGTGGTGTAAAAGTGGAATAATTTCTAATCCTACTGTGGAGCAAATGACATGTCCCATGGGCTGTATGAAGCTTTATTGTTGAGGAATTACTCTGGGGTTAGTCATTAGGAAGAATGGTGCCATCTTTGGGCACCATCTTTGGGCAAATCATGATGTAGGGGGAATTTATCTTAGAGAAACACTATCACCAACGCCACCACTCTATTCCAGCAGTGAAAACGCACTTGAGCCAATTTAAGAACTCAAGTTCTTCTGTTATATCATGGGAATTGTCATTAGTTAGAGGCAGGTAATGGTTAGTTACTCCCCATAACCTGGCTACCAGGTTATAAGGAAAACAAGTCGCAGACCAAATTCTGCCACACAACCAGTGAGCCAGGAGGCATAAAATCAGACTTGCAAACTTTGTGAGCTCAGGGAACTCCTAGCTTACTGTCTTTTTAGGTGTTGTGATTTCACCTTATGAAAAAGATTCATTCAAAACAAGGTGACAATGTTCTAAAGCTAAGATTTAGTTAACCTTACCACCGCACatattagaatagctattatcaaaaaacaaaacaagacagcAAGCTTTGGTGAGGATGtcaagaaattggaacccttgtgccttgctggtgggaatgtagcatggtgcaacttctgtggaaaacagaATTGAGGTTCATGTAAATAGTAAATATAggattaccatttgatccagcaattctatatTCTATATCTAATTCTGAGTATACACACAAAAGAATTGAATTCAGGGACTCGAACAGATGCTCATTCACCGATGTCCATAGCAATATTTCTGATAATAGCCAAAAGTTAGAAACAGCCCAAacgtccatcaatggatgaacggataaacaaaatgtgatgtgtacatgcaatggaatatcagtcagccttaaaaaggaagaaaaacctgacacatgctacaacttggatgaaccttgaaaacattatgctaagtgaaataaactagtcacaaagggaaaatattgtataattccacttatatgagtaCCTAGAGTATTTAAATTCATGGACACAGCAAGTAGAACAATGGTTACCGGGGTTAGGGGAGGAGAGATTGGGGAGTTATTGTGTAATGAGTAGAGAGTTTTGgtttgggatgatggaaaagttctgacaatggttgcacaacaatatgagcgtacttaatgccactgaactgtatatttaaaaatagtaaattttatgttatatatattttaccacaagaaaaaagaagattcaCTTAAGCTTAGGGTCTGTATCAGGCAACCGggaccccaccaccaccaccaccatcaattCTTGGCAAAACACAGGAACATTTACTGATAAAACCTCAGGTAACATTTTTAAGACACAGGCTGCAGGACTCGATAAATTCTTTTGCCCTCTTCATGCAAGGGTAAGggagtatataaaatattttagctacTCCATGTATCTTGAATACAAACAATCTTAACCATGATGGTtcatttttgatttcttttatgcTAATCAATAAGATACTAATTACAACAACCAAAACTCATTTCCAATGTTTATTATACTAACCAGCAAGGTTTCTGGGTTTGATGAGAAATTAAGATAAATGAAGTGATTGTAGAAGATGTTTCTAGAGTGATGATTTTCGGGTTTTTCACAGTCATTAGATGACTAGCTCTAGAGTATGAATTCCTGATAAATGTAACTGATTGCCTTTAGGAGGTAGCTTAAATTTACTAACCCATGCATAATATTATATTGTCTGtgctgaaatatttgaaagtaaattagGGACATCATAACATCCCAATTTGCCTGCCTCTTTCTGCTGCATCTAATTAATGGTTCAGCCCACTCGGAATGGCTAGTAAGTCAGACTGGGAAGTTCTAGGAAGTTTCTCAGGAGCCCTTGCATTCAGAATAGGTCCCCAGGTTCAGGTTATGAAAGTGAATGAGTCTAGAGTGGTGGAATTCAGGGCTTTGGGAATGTACAtggcagtgggaggagggagggattgGAAGAGGTGTTGGGACTTGGGGACAGGCGGTGGCCATCACAGAGCCTCTCAAATCACTCCAGGGAACAGCTCACCTATCTGTGCAAAATGTCTTTACACATGTGCCCTGTGACTCAGCCTTGGCTGTTCTGGGTGAAGGCTGAGATTTATGCCATACAGTAGATAGCTCCTGCAGCTATCTGGCTTTGGGCCTGGCAACATTTGGAGTGGAGCTGTGGCTACAAATGGCAGTCCCTGTTCTGTTGTGGTTACACGCCATAAACATGCTGAAGGACTTGCTCTATAAATATACAATCCAACCAAGCTCAgccatctctctttctcctctccaccccagcccccatcCCATTCATAATGGAGGAGCCAGAAGGGTTTAGCAATTAGCAACGTTGGGCAAGGTTACCAATGAGCGCATCAGCCCTGGCCTGGACGGCCCCTTTACCGTTGGCCTATTGGCACAGAAAGAGCTGCAGCTGAAATCTGCATAAAGTTGTCCATTGAAATAGTTTGAGAAGTGAGTGCattcatatgttttctttaaaactagCTGCTGAGACTTGAAGGAGTGTTAGGAAAAAGAGAAGCATCTGGTATAGTTCAGGGATCTGCACATAGttggttttccttctttgttttattgGCTGTGAAGATCTGAGCTAGTGAGTGCAATAGAGTGGAAGACACTTGTGTGGGGCTGGGCACGAGTATGTTAGTGGACTAAGCACTGGGTAGGGAGAAGTCCGCTGCGTCTGCTAGGAATCTCACACCGAATGGCCCTATTtccatgaatgaatgagcaagggAGAAGGAACAGCTTGGAATAACCTGCTGCAAAAAATATAACTAGAGGCACACATCGTATGGTTGATAAAGAAGTTCTTCTGGAAGATCagcacacttaaaaaaaaaaaaaacaactgatgaTGCCAGGCGAGAAATACATCTGTTTCAAAAATCAATGTTTCTTAACAGTTTAGCTTCTCACAATGTGAGTTGAGAGAGGCAGCCACATGCCTCTTTGGCACTGACGCCCAAATAATGCCTGTGTGTGTGATGTTTCGTCCCCCAGGCCAGACTTCTACCCTCCAGCGTACGAAGAGAGCCTGGGTGCGGAGAAACAGACCCGCCCTGCAGAGGGAGGGGCCTCTGAGGTTCCTCCACCTCCGTACACAGAGACGGGCCTGGAACTCCAGGATGAAAACGAAGCCCAGCCAGAGGCCCCGCCGCCCTACACGGAGTCCACGGCCGCCCTGGCAGTTGCAGTGACATCAGAGGGTGCTGAGAGGCAGAGCCCAGAGTGCCAAAGGCAGGAGAGCTCTCCGGCACGCGTGGCGCACCCCGTGGGCTAATTGCAAAGGCAGGCAAGGGACTGCGGGAGGAAAAGCCACACGGGGGGCCCTGCAGATGAGCTCGTGGAGGGGCTGCTGCGTGTGACAGCCGCCCAATTCCACAGACTTGCTCGGCCATGCACAGGCAGGGTGGGGGCCCTGGAAGCGCGTGGCCACATTTCAGGGGACATTTCAGCAGACATTTCAGGGGACTCTGGCTAATCCCCACCCAGGCAAGCCTCAGGACTGCTGTTAGAGCTCAGCTCACAGACAGCCTTTCTGCTCTCACTCAACTcccttcccacagcccagacAGGGAGGGACAGAGCTGCTTGCCAGGGCAGCCACGTGCCTTCGTGTACTACCTTCCTAATAAGCAAAGATACAGTGTGTTGTTTAACATGTAGGCTGCTCAGCATTCCTTTAGCTGGTTTTATAGCTGCCCCTAATGACGACACTACCAGAGTGACACAGTCCTTCACATCGTGGAAGATATGCCCTTGGAACTCATGaatgttattttgtattattttattttaattatgtgtatTTATTCTATGTGAAAGCAAAGTGATCATTATAATATTCACTCTCAAAATGGCTCAAACACAAAATGTTAAATGAGCTACTTTTAAGAGAGGTCCTCATAGGAACAGATATGATAACATGTCTTACAGATGCCCATTGAATAGACAGAACACATAATTCATAATACAAAGAATTCAGAGGAGAAAAGAATTTGTACTAGCCATAGATGGTATTCATATGCAATTTGATATAAATCttgtaaagtttaaaaaatatttatatgtaattcaAAGGCTGTCCCTGTAAATCTCTATAATTTGAAAGACAAGAGACTATAATGATGTACTTTCATCAGTAACGGGAAATTCTTTACGTCTCAAGATACAGATTTTGACTTTTAGACTTaggacatttatttaaaaacccaGTGATTCCTCCTTAgctttattgtattttgttatattaatatttttaatacaagaaGACAAGTCAGGTGGCAGGGTGGTGGAAAGAGATGCAGCCTGATGCTTCTGCACAGAATTGGACAAGAAtcctcctctctctgggcctcagtttcctcctgtcaAGTGAGGCATTTATGCTGGAGTTAATATCTAACAGCTATGAAATGCCTTTCATTAATATATGGCAGGCTCCATGCTATGAACTTTTCATGCGTATTATTTAGTCCTCATGCACATTCAGTCTTTAAGAACAGAGGTGctatgattattcccattttacagatgcataAAACTGAGACTTTGAGAAGTTAAAAAACTTGTCCAATAAAATAACATGCAGTACCTCCCAGAAGGGTGAAGAAGGATCCCTAGAGAGACCTGGGAGGACCTATTTACTTCATACTTCTGTGCTAAGCGAGCCCTgtctcacttccttccttccagggAGCAATgctgatttctctttcttttcagaaaatgagCTTTAAAAGAAAGTGGAGCCCAAAGGTTGCTGTAATATCTTAAAACCCTTGGAGCAGCAGAGGTGTTTGCTTTAGGGTTAGTTATTTAAAGTGTAAATAAGCCCTCCATGTTTTCTGCTAGGAGCTGGGCCCTCACTTCATGGCATAATTTCTCTTCAATTGATCATTATACAGATGGTAAGTATGATTCCTAACGATGACAGGCCCTGGATGAATGAGCACAGGAAGGGCTTTGCACAGTTTTAGGGACGGATGTGGCTCTTTCAAGGAGGAAGGGGGTGAACAAGACGGGGTGGGGCCTCCTCATTGGCCTCCTCTTCCCCATCACTGCTGAGTGTGCAGATTAAGCATATTCTGACAAATACACAGGAAGCCATGTGAAAGGAAATCCTGATCCACAAAGCATGAATTTGGGAATCTGTGATCTGAATCCTTGACATGAAGGGTGTGAGTGGATATGAAGGTCACTCACAGTTGTCCAGGTAGGAAGTGATCATTTAATTACTAATACAATATATCATCCCTTTCTTGTCATCTCTTTCCATCCCTCTCCTAAGACAGTTACCTTGAAATTTTCCCTGGTGGTCTGAGCATATTCACTGATCTGAACAAGCAATATCATCAGTGTTTCTTCCAGAGTTTTTCCAACTACTATTTATGGTAGTCAGGTCAAACAAATGTTAATTTTGGTTTACATAAGAAAGGGTTTTAATCTCTTTACTGCAATAAATTTTGTACTTAAACTttctcttttgccatttttttgtgtcagaaaaaaaatcaatagaaaaccTTAAGTCAAAGTATTCTTCATCATGTGAAACCAACAGAGTGTCAAGATAAGCTCATCTTTGTGCAAACCCAAATATTATTGAACGCCAAATATTGATTCAGATGATAATCTgggtgtgtctttttttttttttttttttgagacagagtctcgctttgttgcccaggctagagtgagtgccgtggcgtcagcctagctcacagcaacctcaaactcctgggctcgagtgatccttctgcctcagcctcccgggtagctgggactacaggcatgcgccaccatgcccggctaattttttttttttttatatatatcagttggccaattaatttctttctatttatagtagagacagagtctcgctcttgctcaggctggttttgaactcctgaccttgagcaatccgcccgcctcggcatcccaagagctaggattacaggcgtgagccacagcgcccggccttgggtgtgtctttttgaaaaagagatattaataggcacttaaagatttttttaacatatgtacTCTGAATCAAGCATCAAGAACATAGGTGTAACCCAAAACAAACCCTCTGTTTGAGATGTTCTGCAGTGAAATTCACTGCGCAAGTCAGAGTGTCCTTTTGggattgataataataataatacatgagTCATGGCTGGCAGAGTCACTCAGGGGAAATAGATATCGCatatcctcttctttctctttatgaTAGAAGTACTGGTGATGGCTTGGGAACCATAATTCCATAAATGGTGGTGAGGCACTTAGAATATGAGAAAGTGGAAAGAGGAAAATACCCACTACAGACAGCCTTTGCTCATTTCCTACTCTCACATGTGAATAATAAGTTCACATGTCAATGGGGATGGGAATTCTCAGAGTTGAGTTGATGGCCCTCCAGTATCATCATATCATAATGTCCTTTGAGAAGCAAatttgtccctttttttttttttttttttgagacagagtctcgctttattgcccaggttagagtaagtgccgtggtgtcagcctagctcacagcaacctcaaactcctgggctcaagcgatcctattgcttcagcctcctgagtagctgggactacaggcatgcgccaccatgcccggctgattttttctatatatattagttggccaattaatttctttgtatttatagtagagacggggtctcgctcttgctcagggtggtttcaaactcctgaccttgagcaatccgcccgcctcggcctcccagagtgctaggattacaggcgtgagccaccgcgcccagccagagcAGCAAATTTAAATAAGCACTACCACCATCCCAGAAGATGAGGATGGCAAGGTCaattatagaataaataatgCTGCATCTTCTGCATATGTGAGATGTACTGTGTTCATTTTCAActgctccattaaaaaaaaaactcaccaatGCTTTTACAGACACTCCTATCCATCCTTCAAGATCCTCCTTAAATACATTGTCTTTGGTGAGGCATTGCTCCAGGTCACCTACATTGCTGGGTACATACTAGGTGCCAACAGACATGGAAAGATGATAATGACAAGGATTTATAATTCATGTCTTCACTGTATTCCATAAAGTTCCACGACAACCTAGGCTGACTCACATTCCAAGTGTGCTGTCAACTGCATGAGCTATTTCTACTGATAACTCCAGCAGGTTGGAGTGGAACGGGCATTCTGCTAAGCTCTGCTGCCTCAGATAATCTCTTGCTGTTTGTAACCGTTGCAGGGCCAAAGACTGATTTACGGGTGGTTACGTCATTTCCAAAGCCACACGGTTTCTCAGGAATGGAAATCATCTCAAGGCAGGTGTCTGAGATGTCAGTGTCCACATGTTTTGAGGACATCCAGTGCGTGATCCAGCAACGGAATGGAGTCACCCTGTTAGGGCACGACCAGTTCCTGCAGGTGCTTTTTAAATTCCCCACACCTGCCACTACTGACTGATCTGGCCATCAAAGTAAATTCCATGCCTTACACTGACCCACAGGTGGCCAATCAAAAGTCCCCGTCATGCTTAGAGCAGCCAGCTCAGCCCTATGCATCACCACGGGGCTGCGCATCCGTGTGAGGCTCCCTGTTCAGAACGCCTTGCTGTCATGTCAAGCCCTTCGGCCTACAATGTCATGCAACACTTTGTCCACAAACACTGTAGGCATGTGCTGCACTTGGATTGGTAAGATCTGataaatgatctcattttaataaTGGCTGCCTACCCATTTTcaagaacatttaataaattcaAGAATCCTGGCTGAGCAGCAACAACTTTTCATTCTGGGAGTCCGGCTGACGCCTGGCAGGATGCGTATCATCTGTGGTCCCCTCCCACTAAGTGCTCCTCCGTGGCccatatgcacacatattttcAAACACCCCCTGGGTAGGCGGCAGTACTGTCCTGGTCAAGAGCCACGACATTACGCATAGTGCTGCTGGCCATTTTTCTGCAGGCTCATGGTGCAGTAAGTGGACCCATCGGTAACAGCAGATCCCAGAGTGGCCCTGCCAGCTACCGCACTCTAGCCATAGTTTCCTCTACGGTGGACTGCTGTAAGGTGCCCACAACATTCTTGGACCTGTCAAGTCATTTACTGTTCAAAACCAGTGGCTGGAGCTCCATCCTTAAGAACATAAAGAACATCACATGGGAAAGAGTGATGTCTTGCCTTTCACCTCTCCAGAGAATCAGGCGAGAGAACATGCATGTATAGTTCAGCAAGAGAAGCTTGGACTTCATGTACGGCAGAAATAATACCTTGACAATGAGAATGAGAGCAGGTTGCAGAGTGAGGCTGTGCACTAGAGCTACGGGAGGACCTTTCCCTTGGCAACGTAGCTGAGAAGCAGCTCTGTGACCATGGGTAGCTGTGCAGCTGCTTCTTTCCATGGTGGGGCCCAAGCCTTTGCTCTGCCAGATATTCATAACCCCTGTGTCTGCTTCAACCCCACCCGTCCACATGAGACCCTAAACCAGCCTCCTCTCCCGCCGTGCTAGCTCTCAACTCCTAGTCTTTCTTCACGTTTTATTCACCCCTGGTGAAACTATATAAATGGTTACAAATCCTACAAACTCTACTCTTGGGAAGACCCCTTTTTGCGTCTAGTGTCCCATCATCTGATTTACTTGCTCCATTCCATTGTTTGTGCTTCTACTATACCACTTGTGTCAACCtgaatatttgtgtatgtttgtcATAATCCCCTGTTCCCAAATTATAAACTCATGAGAGCAGCAATATCATTTTATCCATCTCCCTGTCACATCTAATACAGAACTCTGCCTAGATTAGTTGCTCAACCAATGctggctaaatgaatgaatgaattgatgaataaatGGGTAAATATTTGGGCTACTGATTACCCATGACTCCATATcaaaataaacagatttttttaagtgaggaCTAATTTACATTTGAACGTAAAAGTTTGAGATGATTAAAAGTTCAGaaccttcagaaaaaaataaatattttcttacctaGAACTGACATGCCTAAGAATGCGTCTGATTATCCTGACCTACACATCCACAATTAATGAATGGTTGGCTGGCCCCTCACTTAAGAGATGATGAGTACCAAAGCTATAGGGCAAATTTTATTCCACTGCTGATAAATTTCATAAGTGGTTCTTTAGAATCTCAGCTCAAAGCCACCTTTCTATTATTCTGAAATGAAGATAGTTACAATGAAAGATAAGATACCATTTTAGTTTCTGCTGACTCCCAAGGGCAGTTCTCAGTAATTccccttttctgttccatttatttaataaatttactaGCTCATAATAGTGAAACATAGCGCTCATGAGCACTCTGCAAAGCAGATTTATCAGGATAAGGTGACCACTACTAAGGTTTCTCAGATGGTGAGATAAGTGAATAAGCAAAAAACCCACAATCCTTGGATAAGGTtgaaataaggattttttttttttattggctacTAAATGTCCTAGCAAGTTTGTGACAGAAGCATagacagaaaatggaaacaaataccTTACTGGGAATGTTTCCTTGCTTGCGCTAACCTTGACTACAGCAATAATGCATTGCTTAACAGTCAAAGTGCACCAGGTCATGTCCACAAATGGCAGGATAAGTGAGTGTGCCGTTCCCAAGGAAGCAAAACAGATGCAAACAGGTCCCACGCACCAAGTGTCCTGGCTGAGTACAGGAGAGGCTGCTGCAGCTGCAGTATCCTTTTCCCAAGCGAAGAAAGCCAGCTGTGACCCTCTGCTTTCCAGTAGGGGTCCTCACCCTCCCCTCTGTCTCATCCGGCATATACCACCAgcaatgtttttttccccatccacTTCGCTGCCCACTGTTACAGCATCTCATTCTCTCCTCTGACAGCCATTGCAAGTGAGATCAGAACTAGGTCCAAACAAGTGCATTCAAATAGGTCCTTAATGGAAAAATCAGAGAGATCTCAGACATGGtggtatttttgtcttttcaggaGGTATTTGTATAACCCATGTCTCAACCTACATGATATAATCAAGGAAgcctctcccccccccctccaATTTAAATCACTCATTTGCAGAGTCTTGTCAAGAAACTTCTTCCGGCCTGCACAATGAATGGCTGGATTTGAAAGAAGCTGGCTTAATAgctaaaataatagtatttataaaataagaaaaataatcatcctTTGATACGTTTTGTTGGAAGCGTGCCATTGTGATGTGTAGAAAGCTTTAGAAGATGTGAGAGAAGGTGACACAGGGATGTTGGGAAGGAGATGGGGGAGGCGGGGCAGTCAGGTGGTTGGTAGGGGTGAGGTGGGCTATCAGGAGTTCTAAAACCATCCCTCACTGGACACCTGACCTGGGAGGAGAGCTACATCCTCCTCCATGCTGAAGAGTGTCTTCTTCTGCCCACCCAGGGGTACCTGTGGCTCAGGGTCAGTTTAATTCTGGCACTACCCTCTCTTCCATTATCTAGAAGCTTTTCCCATGTGATACCAATGATGCTCAGATGCTGTGATTAACAGTTTCCTAGCCCACTTATTCTTTCTCAAAAGGGGAGGTCCTTTGTGTGATAAAATACAGTTATCAAATGATAGTGCAGCTTTAACAGGCCATTAAAGACCCTGTTGCATTTGGAGGAACTggacaaaaccaaaacaaaacagattttttttcctacccaccccctgccccccaaaagcaaaatatcttttttttttttttcaaagtcataAAAGGCACAAACAGGTAGCAAGAAGGCATCGGTGAAGCATGTCCCGCTGAGCGCTCTTTGGCCCTGGTGAGTGATCTTTCCTCCATTCAGGTGATGACCGTAGGTCCCCTCCGGCCAGTTCTCTCGTGAATCTGGGATATTTTCAGCGCGATGGCTATGAGAGGGCTCAGCACTGCctggaaaggggagaaagaaagtgTGTGAACAACTCAATTGAGTCACAGGATGGGGCCTTGTGATGGATTTCTATTGCCTGCATCTGGATGCCAGTTCCAATTTGCTGCTTACGGACAGAGTCACCATGGGCAGGACGTCTGTCCTCTCTCaacctctgtttcctcctttACCAAAGGAGACTGGAATGGGCAGTGCAGGGTTGTAGGGGGAGAAGATGATCTCCAAAGTCTTAACCGGctccaaaataaatttatctaaaataacaaaataacggCACAACCAACTACCAGAACATTCAAGTGTTTTACGAAAAGAGCACTGTGAATTAAGGAAGTTCAGAAAACTCCTAGTCTTCCTCTGCTGTACCCTTGTCCCCAGTTTcactcc from Microcebus murinus isolate Inina chromosome 12, M.murinus_Inina_mat1.0, whole genome shotgun sequence includes the following:
- the TMEM252 gene encoding transmembrane protein 252, whose amino-acid sequence is MQNRTGLILCLLALLTGFLMVCLGAAFLSSASLSNCWGGLIVAYVLLSLGFVILLNGIFWSSYCQASESKRLFSLVLRRHLACGALPLATVDRPDFYPPAYEESLGAEKQTRPAEGGASEVPPPPYTETGLELQDENEAQPEAPPPYTESTAALAVAVTSEGAERQSPECQRQESSPARVAHPVG